From Sphingobacterium bambusae:
TACCCATGAAGTGCATTGGGAAGAATACCAAGTATGCGCCGATGAAGGTTAACCAGAAATGGAAGTAGCCTAATTTGGTGTCCATCATACGACCGAACATTTTAGGATACCAATGGTAAACACCACAAAGCATACCAAAGATTGATGCAGACCCCATTACCAAGTGGAAGTGGGCAACAACAAAATACGTATCGTGCAAGTTGATATCCAAAGCAGCGTTACCAAGGTAAAGACCTGTTAAACCACCGGAAACGAAGAACGAAACCATACCGATTGCGAACATCATAGCTGGTGTGAAACGGATATTACCTCTCCATAGCGTAGCAATATAGTTGAATGCTTTTACCGCAGAAGGAACCGCGATAATCAACGTAGTAATCATAAATACACCGCCCAAGAATGGGTTCATACCCGTCACAAACATGTGGTGACCCCAAACGATAAATGAAAGAACTGTAATACCTACTAATGAGTACACCATGGCGTGGTAACCAAAGATTGGTTTACGCGAGTTTGTAGAGATAACTTCAGAAGTAAGACCTAGAGCAGGCATCACAACGATATATACCTCTGGGTGACCTAAGAACCAGAACAAGTGTTGAAACAAGATTGGAGAACCACCTTCATTAGGTAAAATCTGTCCTTGAACAACAAGATCTGATAGGTAGAAAGATGTACCAACTGTACGGTCGAAAAACAACAATACAACGGCAGATACAAGGACTGGGAACGATAGTAAACCTACAATCGCTGTCAAAAAGAAAGCCCAAATTGTCAAAGGCATCTTCCAAAGATCCATACCTTTCGTACGCATGTTCAACACGGTACTCACGTAGTTAACACCACCCAATACCTGCGATGCGATGAACAAAGTCATACTCACCAACCAAAGTGTCATACCTAAGCCTGAACCTGGGATCGAGGTTGGAACAGCGGATAGTGGCGGATAGATCGTCCATCCTGCTGCTGCGGGTCCACTTTCTACAAAGAAAGAAGCCACCATAATCACACAGGCTACGAAGAAGAACCAGTAAGATAACATGTTCATCAGCGGCGATGCCATATCTCGGGCACCAAGCTGGTAAGGGATCAATAGATTACTGAACGTTCCGGAAAGACCAGCGGTTAACACAAAGAAAACCATCATGGTACCGTGGATGGTCACCAATGATAAGAAAAACTCAGGCTTCATTCGTCCGCCCTCAGCCCATTTGCCCAAGAAAACTTCCAAGATTGGAAAATCTTTCTCCGGCCAAGCTAACTGGATACGGAATAAAATTGAAAGCAACATAGCGAAAACCGCCATCACGATACCAGTGATCAAAAACTGCTTCGCGATCATCTTATGATCCTGACTAAATATGTATTTAGTTAAGAAGGTTTCATGATGATGATCATGTGCATCATGATGAGCTGCGCCGTGCGATATAACTGTACTTGACATATTCTTTTAATAATTTCTTATTTCAATTAGTTTAATGAAGCCGTAGCAAGTTCGTTCGATACTTTCGCATCTACTGCTGTGAACTCTTTCTGCAAATCTTCAGTAAAATATTTGTTTTGCGTACTTAACCACTCTTTATACTCCTCTTCCGTTACCACAACCACTTTCTTCTGCATGTTAAAGTGACCAGATCCACAGATCTTGTTACATAACATCACGTAATCATACTTCGGATCGTTCATACGCTCACGCATCTCTTCTGTCGTTACGGTTGGCGTAAACTGGAAATAGTTAGTCATACCAGGTACCGCATTGATCTGCACACGGAAATCAGGGATGTAGAACGAGTGAATAATATCTTTAGAGATGATATGAAAACGAACAGACTTATTCACCGGAAGTACGATATCAGAAGCTTGGATATCATCCCACGCGCTTTTATCATTAAAATCGATACCGTATGAGTTTGTTGGCGTTGTCATTTTGTAGTTCCGTTTACCGATCACGCCATCAGCGCCAGGGTAACGTACCTGCCATTGGAACTGCTCACCTAAAACTTCCACCTGTAAAGCAGATTTCTGTAAATCTTCAGGAACATTGGTGATTGATCTCCATGTAAAGAAACCAAACAACACCAATACCGTCAACACAATAGCAGGAACAATTGTCCAGATCTTCTCGATAGTATCGTTGTGCGGATAGTAGTACGCTTTTGTTTTTGCCTGCATCCGGTAGATATACGGGAAGGTCAACAACAATAAGTGAACGAGAACCAACACGACCGTAATGATCACGGTGGTGACGATAAACATGGTATCAATTTTTTGTCCATGCTCGGTCACAGCATCGCGCCATGCCCAGCTTCCCCAAACCGCATAACCATAGTATACCATGGCCAAAAATGCAACCAAGAAAACGATGAACAAAACGGATTGAAGCGTATTATTTGCGAACGGATTGTATTTTCCGTTCATCTTACGCGTCAATTCGTAGATTGATAACACCTTACCGACAACAGCAACTACAGTACATACGAATAAAAACAACAGTATGTAGTAAGTCATGTTTTTGTAAACCTGTGGATCAATCTGTTTCTCAGGCTCTGGTGTTGTTGTAGCAGCGGCAGTTGTTGAGCTCGCTGTAGAACTTGCAGAAACCGAATCCGTAGCTGCAGGCGCAGCAGCAGCCGTGTCAGCAGCAGCCGATGTATCAGCCGTCACGGAAACGGAAGTATCTTGCGCTGTTGAATCTTGCTGAAGGGCAAAACTAGGTGTAGAGCATAACAACCCTACGGCTAGTAAGCATCCGAACACGGCCTTGAATCTGTTATTAATTTTGAATTTCATTTCTTATTAAGACGTTTAAACGTTTTATGCTATGACTAGAAACTATATTTGATGATGTAAACTCTCATCCATAAAAGGATGGTTCTTCGGCGCCAACGGATGTTTGCTGAATTTGCTCATCACCAAGAATGTAAATAACCCAACGAAGCCAATAGCTATTCCGATTTCAAGAGGACCAAATCCGCGGTGAGATTCTACCGTACCAGGCATGATCATGATGTAGTAATCCAACCAGTGGCCACATAAAAGTAGGATAGCTACAAACAACATCATACCTTGTTTACGTTTCGCGTCGCGGTCTACCAATAGCAATAAAGGCGCTACAAAGTTAATGATAATGCTTAACCAAAACCATGGTTTGTATTCTGGTTCCCATCTTTTGTAGAAATACACCGTTTCTTCTGGGATATTTGAATACCAGATCAACATGAACTGAGCGAACCATACGTACGTCCAGAAGATTGAAAATCCGAACATCAACTTACCTAAGTCGTGCAAGTGGTTTTCGTTAACCCATGATAAATAACCAGCTCTTTTCACCAAAATAGTGATCACAACGATGGTCGCAATACCACTTACCCACATTGCGGCAAAATTGTACCAGCCGAACATGGTGGAAAACCAGTGTGCTTCAAGCGACATGATGGTGTCAAAAGACCAAATTGGTGTTGTGAATCCGAAGATAACCAAGAAGATCGCTGAAAGTTTAAAGCTCTTTTTGTATGAATTCAAGCCGCCTTCTAAATCTTCTTTATAAGACAACTTGGTTAATATAAAAGCAAAGATACTATAAGATCCCATGAACAAGATCTGACGAATCAGAAAGCCAGGGACGTTCAGGAATGCAGATTTTCCAGCAACAAGCTTATCATAAGCAGGGCTTTCAGGATCAGTAAGTCCTTCTGCGTTCCAGTGATGGTAAAGATTATGTGATGTTAATCCGAAGCCAACGATAACCAATAAGATGATTGCGGCTATTGGTAACACACCTGCCATTGCTTGTGGAATACGGAGTAAACCCGCAGACCAACCAGACTGCGTAACCATCTGAAGCGCGACAAAGAAGGCACCAGCGGCACATACACAAGTGAAATAATAACCCATCAATAATAGGTTTGCGTATGTACGTTCAACCATAACATGGTCACTTGACATGAGGCCGAAAACAATGGCTATAACACCTACAGCAATCGCAACTATACTGGTTATCTTAGCGACACCAGCAAATTGAAATTTTTCGCTGAAATTATAATCGTGATGATGATTGTGAGTTCCCATTTATTATATTGATGTTAGATTATTTTTTTTGTAATTCGTGTACATACATGACCACCTGCCAACGTTCTTCTGGCGACAATTGGGAGGC
This genomic window contains:
- a CDS encoding cytochrome c oxidase subunit I — encoded protein: MSSTVISHGAAHHDAHDHHHETFLTKYIFSQDHKMIAKQFLITGIVMAVFAMLLSILFRIQLAWPEKDFPILEVFLGKWAEGGRMKPEFFLSLVTIHGTMMVFFVLTAGLSGTFSNLLIPYQLGARDMASPLMNMLSYWFFFVACVIMVASFFVESGPAAAGWTIYPPLSAVPTSIPGSGLGMTLWLVSMTLFIASQVLGGVNYVSTVLNMRTKGMDLWKMPLTIWAFFLTAIVGLLSFPVLVSAVVLLFFDRTVGTSFYLSDLVVQGQILPNEGGSPILFQHLFWFLGHPEVYIVVMPALGLTSEVISTNSRKPIFGYHAMVYSLVGITVLSFIVWGHHMFVTGMNPFLGGVFMITTLIIAVPSAVKAFNYIATLWRGNIRFTPAMMFAIGMVSFFVSGGLTGLYLGNAALDINLHDTYFVVAHFHLVMGSASIFGMLCGVYHWYPKMFGRMMDTKLGYFHFWLTFIGAYLVFFPMHFMGIDGVPRRYYAFTAFPFMEKWVSVNMLITWAAIIAGLAQVAFLWNFFSSIWRGKKATQNPWNANTLEWTTPVDHIHGNWPGEIPTVYRWPYDYSKPGHDTDFIPQDVPFSETMSSNLPHDFEGNEEAVRIQNEWNKANNREIIEG
- a CDS encoding quinol:cytochrome C oxidoreductase; translated protein: MGTHNHHHDYNFSEKFQFAGVAKITSIVAIAVGVIAIVFGLMSSDHVMVERTYANLLLMGYYFTCVCAAGAFFVALQMVTQSGWSAGLLRIPQAMAGVLPIAAIILLVIVGFGLTSHNLYHHWNAEGLTDPESPAYDKLVAGKSAFLNVPGFLIRQILFMGSYSIFAFILTKLSYKEDLEGGLNSYKKSFKLSAIFLVIFGFTTPIWSFDTIMSLEAHWFSTMFGWYNFAAMWVSGIATIVVITILVKRAGYLSWVNENHLHDLGKLMFGFSIFWTYVWFAQFMLIWYSNIPEETVYFYKRWEPEYKPWFWLSIIINFVAPLLLLVDRDAKRKQGMMLFVAILLLCGHWLDYYIMIMPGTVESHRGFGPLEIGIAIGFVGLFTFLVMSKFSKHPLAPKNHPFMDESLHHQI
- a CDS encoding cytochrome c oxidase subunit II; this encodes MKFKINNRFKAVFGCLLAVGLLCSTPSFALQQDSTAQDTSVSVTADTSAAADTAAAAPAATDSVSASSTASSTTAAATTTPEPEKQIDPQVYKNMTYYILLFLFVCTVVAVVGKVLSIYELTRKMNGKYNPFANNTLQSVLFIVFLVAFLAMVYYGYAVWGSWAWRDAVTEHGQKIDTMFIVTTVIITVVLVLVHLLLLTFPYIYRMQAKTKAYYYPHNDTIEKIWTIVPAIVLTVLVLFGFFTWRSITNVPEDLQKSALQVEVLGEQFQWQVRYPGADGVIGKRNYKMTTPTNSYGIDFNDKSAWDDIQASDIVLPVNKSVRFHIISKDIIHSFYIPDFRVQINAVPGMTNYFQFTPTVTTEEMRERMNDPKYDYVMLCNKICGSGHFNMQKKVVVVTEEEYKEWLSTQNKYFTEDLQKEFTAVDAKVSNELATASLN